A window of the Euzebya pacifica genome harbors these coding sequences:
- a CDS encoding trypsin-like serine protease: protein MVRGFPFFSARAAAALSLLGLLVAALVVPAFASEWAVVGGGPADPAAWPSTVALIRADATDDVAGQFCTGTAVAEDLVLTAAHCFSSITGEQSRTAADVRVVAGRADLTDRSVGTDRLGVDLYVHPDFMAASHRNDVALLRVDAPLEVPIQRLAEAGRATPDPDTVGVILGWGRTGPGPEASSSSTAVLHEAHVPIVAADACADAFDPSPDPSLHICAGGGGTEDAPEPDACRGDSGGPLLFPVVDEPAEQFGITAFGSTECGVGQPGVYASVSAARPFIDDVIAGLVGPTVPEDDPSLVDRVVRVAGDPDTTSPIEQAVASSRAVFAEASSDVAVITRDDAFPDGLAGSALLYGRGPLLFTSAQGPLAEATREELRRALRPGATVYVLGGRMAVPEDAVEAVRAEGFVPIRLAGDSRETTAVAIAEEVVERYGKDGRPPFGTVVLATSGAWPDAVLAGQLSVWWGYPILLVPADRMPEEVEAALQAMSVDRLLVVGGPSAVSDTVVDAAARASGADDVQRLAGASRAETGSQIAAFHRQELAARGQAPPDTAVAVNVRRDDGFAHILSAVPIVGATAGVFVPVEGEHGDVLPGLVELRICGLGAQPLAVGGHDLVTDDVMTRIARTLGQAAC, encoded by the coding sequence ATGGTTCGCGGATTCCCCTTCTTCTCAGCTCGCGCGGCTGCCGCTCTGTCCCTGCTGGGACTGCTGGTGGCCGCACTTGTCGTGCCCGCGTTTGCCTCGGAATGGGCGGTGGTCGGCGGCGGCCCCGCTGATCCCGCGGCGTGGCCCTCGACGGTCGCGCTGATCCGGGCCGACGCAACCGACGACGTCGCCGGACAGTTCTGCACCGGGACCGCCGTCGCCGAGGACCTGGTGCTGACCGCCGCCCACTGCTTCTCCTCCATCACCGGCGAGCAGTCGCGCACGGCGGCTGACGTGCGGGTCGTCGCCGGCCGGGCGGACCTGACCGATCGCAGCGTCGGCACCGACCGCCTCGGCGTCGACCTCTACGTGCACCCCGACTTCATGGCGGCCAGCCATCGAAACGACGTGGCGCTGCTGCGTGTGGACGCCCCCCTGGAGGTGCCGATCCAGCGGCTTGCCGAAGCCGGCAGGGCCACCCCCGACCCCGACACGGTCGGCGTCATCCTCGGCTGGGGTCGAACCGGCCCCGGGCCCGAGGCGTCGTCCTCCTCGACCGCGGTGCTGCACGAGGCCCACGTGCCGATCGTCGCGGCGGACGCTTGCGCCGATGCGTTCGACCCGTCGCCCGACCCGTCCCTGCACATCTGTGCGGGTGGGGGAGGGACCGAGGACGCCCCCGAGCCCGACGCCTGCCGTGGCGACTCGGGCGGTCCGCTGTTGTTCCCCGTCGTCGACGAACCGGCCGAGCAGTTCGGCATCACCGCGTTCGGCTCGACGGAGTGCGGCGTGGGCCAGCCCGGGGTGTACGCCAGCGTGTCGGCGGCTCGGCCCTTCATCGACGACGTGATCGCGGGCCTGGTCGGGCCGACCGTGCCCGAGGACGACCCGTCGCTGGTCGACCGGGTCGTGCGTGTCGCCGGTGACCCGGACACGACCTCCCCGATCGAGCAGGCCGTTGCATCTTCCCGGGCCGTCTTCGCCGAGGCCAGCAGCGACGTCGCGGTCATCACCCGGGACGACGCGTTCCCCGATGGCCTGGCCGGCAGCGCCCTGCTCTACGGCCGGGGCCCGCTGCTGTTCACCTCCGCACAGGGGCCGTTGGCCGAGGCCACACGCGAGGAGCTGCGGCGTGCGCTTCGCCCCGGCGCGACGGTCTACGTCCTCGGCGGTCGGATGGCGGTTCCCGAGGACGCGGTCGAGGCGGTGCGGGCGGAGGGGTTCGTGCCGATCCGACTGGCCGGCGACAGCCGTGAGACCACGGCCGTGGCCATCGCCGAGGAGGTCGTGGAACGGTACGGCAAGGACGGTCGTCCACCGTTCGGCACGGTTGTGCTGGCGACGTCCGGCGCGTGGCCCGATGCGGTGCTCGCGGGTCAGCTGTCGGTCTGGTGGGGGTATCCGATCCTGCTGGTGCCCGCCGACCGGATGCCCGAGGAGGTGGAGGCGGCCCTGCAGGCGATGTCGGTTGACCGGTTGCTCGTCGTCGGTGGGCCCTCGGCGGTGAGCGACACCGTGGTCGACGCGGCGGCACGGGCGAGCGGGGCCGATGACGTCCAGCGGCTCGCCGGTGCCAGCAGGGCCGAGACCGGCAGCCAGATCGCCGCGTTCCACCGCCAGGAGCTGGCTGCGCGTGGACAGGCGCCGCCGGACACCGCGGTGGCCGTCAACGTCCGGCGGGACGACGGCTTCGCCCACATCCTCTCTGCCGTACCGATCGTCGGCGCCACCGCCGGGGTGTTCGTGCCGGTGGAGGGCGAACACGGCGACGTCCTGCCCGGCCTGGTCGAGCTGCGCATCTGCGGCCTGGGCGCACAACCCCTCGCCGTCGGCGGCCACGACCTGGTCACCGACGACGTGATGACGCGCATCGCCCGCACCCTCGGCCAAGCCGCCTGCTGA
- a CDS encoding DsbA family oxidoreductase has protein sequence MSDAVTLFHDLTSPAAAVAVMRLTSLAVDGVPIAFEGFEAIGIDMAMPVDLDTLAVIDRLAPVAEAEGLLLRRPRTLPPTGLAHVLLAHGETTERAHELRIAVYRAFWEQQQTIDDIDTLVAIAADVGLDEPTVAELLGDRVALASRRRLMATHRRDGVGGVPVILASRTLVPGLLDADQVRALAAAV, from the coding sequence ATGAGCGACGCGGTGACCCTGTTCCACGACCTGACCTCCCCGGCGGCGGCCGTGGCCGTGATGCGCCTGACCTCGCTGGCAGTCGACGGGGTGCCGATCGCCTTCGAGGGCTTCGAAGCCATCGGCATCGACATGGCGATGCCGGTCGACCTCGACACCCTCGCCGTGATCGACCGCCTGGCGCCGGTGGCCGAGGCAGAGGGCCTCCTGCTGCGCCGTCCGAGGACCCTGCCGCCGACCGGGTTGGCGCACGTGCTGCTCGCCCACGGCGAGACCACCGAGCGGGCCCACGAGCTGCGGATCGCGGTCTACCGGGCGTTCTGGGAGCAGCAGCAGACCATCGACGACATCGACACGCTCGTCGCGATCGCCGCCGACGTCGGGCTGGACGAGCCAACGGTGGCCGAGCTGCTGGGTGATCGCGTGGCCCTGGCCTCCCGCCGACGCCTGATGGCCACCCACCGTCGCGACGGCGTGGGCGGGGTACCGGTCATCCTGGCCAGCCGCACCCTCGTGCCCGGGCTGCTCGACGCCGACCAGGTCCGAGCCCTTGCCGCGGCGGTCTGA
- a CDS encoding serine/threonine-protein kinase, whose product MRVIAGRYEIRESLGSGGMANVHRARDRVLDRDIALKLLREDIGKDATLRERFLREARLAGSLNHRNIVRVYDAGVDHETPWMAMELVDGPSLREHMTEIGPYPADDAVTAMAEILSALEAAHETGVVHRDIKPANILLAPDGAKLGDFGIAKSLVAAGRDLTQFNQFLGTPKYTAPEVATGEAATTRSDLYSAGVVFWEMLAGHPPFEHANPLTLAMMHRTDPLPSLLEVRAGLDPQLVSTIEAALAKDPADRPRDAGTMRGMLLAGAAGAPAAASAATRAIPVLPPVARPAPPGRDRPAQPNRPAQPNGPDGRTETLVTALPPRSAPAPRQSPPARSGGRGVASTVWTILAFAALVGIAVAAFVAASSDSDGTPEPTTTPSVVPTTPSTTEPGATTAPEVPAEPTVVPTTPEPTEEPEPEPTEEPEPEPTATPTPAPTAPEPTSEPTQPPGQLVPIPLPDAQTNDDESADSGQDEPTAAPS is encoded by the coding sequence ATGCGTGTGATCGCCGGCCGATACGAGATCCGCGAGTCCTTGGGCTCGGGGGGCATGGCCAACGTCCACAGGGCGCGTGACCGGGTCCTGGACCGCGACATCGCGCTCAAGCTGCTGCGCGAGGACATCGGCAAGGACGCGACCCTGCGAGAGCGGTTCCTGCGGGAGGCCCGCCTCGCCGGCTCGCTGAACCACCGCAACATCGTCCGCGTGTACGACGCCGGGGTGGACCACGAGACCCCCTGGATGGCGATGGAGCTCGTCGACGGCCCTTCGCTCCGGGAACACATGACCGAGATCGGTCCCTACCCGGCCGACGACGCGGTCACCGCCATGGCCGAGATCCTGTCCGCGCTGGAGGCCGCCCACGAGACGGGGGTGGTCCATCGTGACATCAAGCCCGCCAACATCCTGCTGGCCCCCGACGGCGCCAAGCTCGGGGACTTCGGCATCGCCAAGTCCTTGGTCGCCGCCGGCCGGGACCTGACGCAGTTCAACCAGTTCCTCGGGACGCCCAAGTACACCGCCCCCGAGGTCGCCACGGGCGAGGCCGCCACCACTCGCTCCGACCTGTACTCCGCCGGGGTGGTCTTCTGGGAGATGCTGGCCGGCCATCCGCCGTTCGAGCACGCCAACCCGCTGACGCTGGCGATGATGCACCGCACCGACCCCCTTCCGTCCCTCCTCGAGGTCAGGGCGGGACTGGATCCCCAGCTGGTGTCCACGATCGAGGCCGCGCTGGCGAAGGATCCCGCGGACCGGCCCCGTGACGCCGGAACCATGCGCGGCATGCTCCTGGCTGGGGCTGCCGGTGCGCCCGCTGCCGCATCGGCGGCCACGAGGGCGATCCCGGTGCTGCCGCCGGTGGCACGCCCCGCTCCCCCAGGTAGGGACCGACCCGCACAGCCCAACCGACCTGCACAGCCCAACGGACCCGACGGTCGGACCGAGACGCTGGTGACGGCGTTGCCGCCTCGCTCGGCACCGGCCCCCCGCCAGTCCCCGCCGGCCCGGTCCGGCGGCCGGGGCGTTGCCAGCACGGTCTGGACGATCCTGGCGTTCGCGGCGCTGGTCGGGATCGCCGTTGCCGCCTTCGTCGCCGCGTCATCGGACTCCGACGGCACCCCCGAGCCCACGACCACTCCCTCCGTCGTGCCCACCACGCCATCGACCACCGAGCCCGGGGCGACCACCGCGCCCGAGGTGCCGGCCGAGCCAACGGTCGTCCCGACCACGCCGGAACCCACCGAGGAGCCCGAACCGGAGCCCACGGAGGAACCCGAACCCGAGCCGACGGCCACCCCGACGCCAGCACCAACCGCGCCGGAACCGACCTCGGAGCCGACACAACCACCCGGACAGCTGGTCCCGATCCCGCTGCCCGACGCGCAGACCAACGACGACGAGTCTGCGGACTCCGGCCAGGACGAGCCCACCGCGGCGCCGAGCTGA
- a CDS encoding AraC family transcriptional regulator: protein MSRERIARLIDDLVEEDGLTDVGVKGVQLFRVSEPVRCAPAVYEPSVVAITSGVKEAVLDGRSYVYDHSRYLCCAMSMPVEAGTPTASPDNPLLGVQISLDTKVMTELAIEMEHAAGAIRAPRGGPLPQGIALAHWDDAFTDALLRLLQLTGNPADMAVLGEGRLREVYYALLKGEAGDTARRAFGVGNEIARAIEYVSTRLEEPVTIDDMAAQVGMSRATFHRKFKQATTMSPIQFVKSMRLNTAATRMASGMNVSEAAMAVGYASPSQFSREFKRMYGQSPRQWTAAAALPAGIV, encoded by the coding sequence ATGAGCAGGGAACGGATCGCGCGACTCATCGATGACCTGGTCGAGGAGGACGGCCTGACGGACGTCGGGGTCAAGGGCGTGCAGCTCTTCCGGGTCAGCGAGCCGGTGCGCTGCGCCCCCGCGGTGTACGAACCCTCTGTCGTGGCGATCACGAGCGGGGTCAAGGAAGCCGTCCTGGACGGTCGGTCCTACGTGTACGACCACAGCCGGTACCTGTGCTGCGCCATGTCGATGCCAGTCGAGGCGGGAACGCCCACCGCGTCGCCGGACAACCCCCTCCTGGGGGTGCAGATCTCACTGGACACGAAGGTGATGACGGAGCTGGCCATCGAGATGGAGCACGCGGCCGGGGCCATCCGGGCCCCCAGGGGCGGCCCGCTGCCCCAGGGGATCGCGCTGGCCCACTGGGACGACGCGTTCACCGACGCGTTGCTGCGACTGCTGCAGCTGACGGGCAACCCGGCAGACATGGCCGTGCTCGGGGAGGGCAGGCTCAGAGAGGTGTACTACGCCCTGCTGAAGGGCGAGGCGGGCGACACCGCACGCCGCGCGTTCGGCGTGGGCAACGAGATCGCCAGGGCCATCGAGTACGTGTCCACCCGCCTCGAGGAACCGGTCACCATCGATGACATGGCCGCCCAGGTGGGGATGAGCCGCGCCACGTTCCACCGCAAGTTCAAGCAGGCCACGACCATGTCGCCCATCCAGTTCGTGAAGTCGATGCGGCTGAACACCGCCGCCACGAGGATGGCCAGCGGGATGAACGTGTCCGAAGCGGCGATGGCGGTCGGGTACGCGAGCCCGTCGCAGTTCAGCCGGGAGTTCAAGCGGATGTACGGCCAGTCCCCCCGACAGTGGACCGCCGCTGCGGCGCTGCCAGCGGGGATCGTCTAG
- a CDS encoding aldehyde dehydrogenase family protein, with protein MADPTDTARDLHIDDTFVSLNPATGETIATYPIHTAAEVDSAVIRARAAAAWWRDLGFDGRKHRLLAWKGLIARQSEQLCELMHVENGKPHEDALLEILLVTDHLDWAARNAEKLMKPRRVGGTLLQIDHAGYLEYLPAGVVGVIGPWNYPLHTPMGSISYALASGNAVVFKPSEYTTGVGVRLAELFAEVVDEEPVLQVITGKGETGAALCAHPGIDVLAFTGSAATGRKVMAACAENLTKVVMECGGKDAMLVDVDADLTKAAEAALWGSCANGGQTCAGVERVYVHTDVHDAFVDEVVAQAQGVRAGDDDEADYGPITMPSQIDIIRRHLTDALERGARAVVGGPESIREPYVDPVVVTDVPLDSSLMTEETFGPILPIVRVSDMDDAVRQANDSTYGLGATVFSKRRGMALARQLNCGMVSVNSVLRFAALPELPFGGRGESGFGRIHGADGLKEFTQARAITKRRIDLGMEFASFQRAGWVFGLAEQAMKLVHGRHTR; from the coding sequence ATGGCCGACCCGACCGACACCGCCAGGGACCTGCACATCGACGACACGTTCGTGTCGCTCAACCCCGCGACCGGCGAGACGATCGCCACCTACCCGATCCACACAGCGGCAGAGGTCGACAGCGCCGTCATCCGGGCCCGGGCCGCGGCGGCCTGGTGGCGTGACCTCGGGTTCGACGGGCGCAAGCACCGGCTGCTGGCATGGAAGGGGCTGATCGCCCGGCAGAGCGAGCAGCTGTGCGAGCTGATGCACGTCGAGAACGGCAAGCCGCACGAGGACGCCCTGCTGGAGATCCTCCTGGTCACCGATCACCTCGACTGGGCCGCCCGCAACGCCGAGAAGCTGATGAAGCCGCGTCGGGTCGGCGGCACGCTGCTGCAGATCGACCACGCGGGTTACCTGGAGTACCTGCCCGCCGGCGTCGTCGGGGTCATCGGGCCGTGGAACTACCCGCTGCACACCCCCATGGGCTCGATCTCCTACGCGCTGGCGTCCGGCAACGCGGTGGTCTTCAAGCCGTCGGAGTACACCACCGGGGTGGGTGTCCGCCTCGCCGAGCTCTTCGCGGAGGTTGTCGACGAGGAACCCGTCCTGCAGGTCATCACCGGCAAGGGCGAGACGGGGGCGGCGCTGTGCGCCCACCCCGGCATCGACGTGCTGGCCTTCACCGGCTCGGCCGCGACCGGCCGCAAGGTCATGGCGGCGTGCGCGGAGAACCTGACCAAGGTCGTCATGGAGTGCGGCGGCAAGGACGCCATGCTGGTGGACGTCGATGCCGACCTCACCAAGGCCGCCGAGGCGGCGCTGTGGGGCAGCTGCGCCAACGGCGGGCAGACGTGTGCAGGGGTGGAGCGCGTCTACGTGCACACCGACGTGCACGACGCCTTCGTGGACGAGGTCGTGGCCCAGGCGCAGGGCGTTCGCGCCGGCGACGACGACGAGGCCGATTACGGCCCCATCACCATGCCGTCCCAGATCGACATCATCCGACGTCACCTGACCGACGCCCTCGAGCGCGGCGCACGGGCGGTCGTCGGCGGCCCGGAGTCCATCCGCGAGCCCTACGTCGACCCGGTCGTGGTCACCGACGTGCCCCTCGACAGCTCGCTGATGACGGAGGAGACGTTCGGGCCGATCCTGCCGATCGTGCGGGTCTCCGACATGGACGACGCCGTCCGCCAGGCCAACGACTCCACGTACGGCCTGGGCGCGACGGTCTTCAGCAAGCGTCGCGGGATGGCCCTGGCCAGGCAGCTGAACTGCGGCATGGTCAGCGTCAACAGCGTCCTGCGCTTCGCCGCCCTCCCCGAGCTGCCGTTCGGTGGCCGCGGCGAGTCCGGCTTCGGACGCATCCACGGTGCGGACGGCCTCAAGGAGTTCACCCAGGCCCGGGCGATCACCAAGCGTCGCATCGACCTCGGCATGGAGTTCGCGAGCTTCCAGCGGGCCGGCTGGGTCTTCGGACTGGCCGAGCAGGCCATGAAGCTGGTTCACGGCCGCCACACCCGCTAG
- the meaB gene encoding methylmalonyl Co-A mutase-associated GTPase MeaB, whose amino-acid sequence MPLDTADLVDRLLAGQRRALARALSTVEDGDDEALRAIVAALHPRTGGSHLIGLTGSPGVGKSTLTSAVTQAMRNRGLTVAVLAVDPSSPFSGGALLGDRVRMADHAVDDGVYIRSMATRGHLGGLSWATPHALLVLEAAGFDVVIVETVGVGQAEVEIASIADSTVVVQAPGMGDAVQAAKAGIMEIADIHVVNKADRDGAQRTLRDIRGMLDMAPPGEWTPMVLATTAATGEGVEQLVEGLLAHRRWSQESGRHLRHRRAAARVQVREILLAQVRRRMARLDEGEALEAVVAAVATRELDPYTAADRLLAEIG is encoded by the coding sequence ATGCCCCTCGACACCGCTGACCTCGTCGACCGGCTGCTGGCCGGTCAGCGGCGGGCGCTCGCCCGAGCCCTCAGCACCGTGGAGGACGGCGACGACGAGGCGCTCCGGGCGATCGTGGCGGCCCTGCACCCCCGCACGGGCGGCTCGCACCTCATCGGCCTGACCGGGTCGCCCGGGGTCGGCAAGTCCACGCTGACCAGCGCGGTGACGCAGGCGATGCGCAACCGGGGCCTGACCGTCGCGGTGCTGGCCGTCGACCCCTCCTCACCCTTCTCGGGTGGCGCGTTGCTCGGCGACCGGGTGCGGATGGCCGACCATGCCGTCGACGACGGGGTCTACATCCGGTCGATGGCCACCCGCGGGCACCTCGGCGGCCTGTCGTGGGCCACCCCGCACGCCCTGCTGGTCCTCGAGGCGGCCGGATTCGACGTCGTCATCGTCGAGACCGTCGGCGTCGGTCAGGCAGAGGTCGAGATCGCCAGCATCGCCGACTCCACGGTGGTCGTGCAGGCCCCCGGCATGGGCGACGCCGTGCAGGCCGCCAAGGCCGGGATCATGGAGATCGCCGACATCCACGTCGTGAACAAGGCCGACCGGGACGGGGCCCAGCGCACGCTGCGGGACATCCGTGGGATGCTCGACATGGCGCCCCCGGGGGAGTGGACGCCGATGGTCCTGGCCACGACCGCGGCCACCGGCGAGGGGGTCGAGCAGCTGGTGGAGGGCCTGCTCGCCCACCGGCGCTGGTCGCAGGAGTCCGGCCGCCACCTGCGCCATCGTCGCGCGGCCGCGCGCGTGCAGGTCCGCGAGATCCTCCTCGCGCAGGTCCGCCGGCGCATGGCCCGGCTGGACGAGGGGGAGGCGCTGGAGGCCGTGGTCGCCGCCGTGGCCACGCGCGAACTGGACCCCTACACCGCCGCAGACCGCTTGCTGGCCGAGATCGGCTGA
- a CDS encoding acetyl-CoA C-acetyltransferase, protein MQDVVIVGYARTPIGKFQGGLSSLTAMDLGGRAIAAALDRAGVAPEQIDQVYMGHVLQAGQGQITARQAAVKAGIPMHVPATTINKVCPSGMSAIGLARQTLMLGEADIMVAGGMESMSNAPYVLPKARSGYRMGHGQIIDSMVHDGLWDAFEHVHMGEGSDEKNTEYAIAREAQDEWSAMSHERAVTAWKDGRFDNEVVPVEVPQRKGDALVVEQDEGMRPGTTAESLGNLRPAFTRDGTITAGNASQVSDGGAALVLTTASKAEELGLTPLGRILAYGTVAGPDPSLHHQPADAIRNAAAKVDLDPSGLDLYEMNEAFASVAIHSAGMLGIDKAKVNVNGGAVALGHPIGCTGARITISLLNELRNRGGGTGAASLCGGGGQGDALIIEAL, encoded by the coding sequence ATGCAAGATGTCGTCATCGTCGGCTACGCCCGGACCCCCATCGGGAAGTTCCAGGGTGGCCTGTCCTCCCTGACCGCCATGGACCTCGGCGGGCGCGCCATCGCTGCCGCCCTCGACCGGGCCGGTGTTGCGCCGGAGCAGATCGACCAGGTCTACATGGGCCACGTCCTCCAGGCCGGCCAGGGGCAGATCACCGCACGCCAGGCCGCGGTCAAGGCCGGCATCCCCATGCACGTCCCGGCCACCACGATCAACAAGGTGTGCCCCTCGGGCATGTCCGCCATCGGCCTGGCCCGCCAGACCCTGATGCTCGGCGAGGCCGACATCATGGTCGCCGGTGGCATGGAGTCGATGTCCAACGCCCCCTACGTCCTGCCGAAGGCCCGCAGCGGCTACCGGATGGGCCACGGGCAGATCATCGACTCGATGGTCCACGACGGCCTGTGGGACGCCTTCGAGCACGTCCACATGGGTGAGGGCTCGGACGAGAAGAACACCGAGTACGCCATCGCCCGCGAGGCGCAGGACGAGTGGTCGGCCATGTCCCACGAGCGCGCGGTCACCGCGTGGAAGGACGGTCGCTTCGACAACGAGGTCGTGCCGGTCGAGGTGCCCCAGCGCAAGGGCGACGCGCTCGTCGTCGAGCAGGACGAAGGCATGCGTCCCGGCACCACCGCCGAGTCCCTGGGCAACCTCCGGCCGGCCTTCACCCGCGACGGCACCATCACCGCCGGCAACGCCTCGCAGGTCTCCGACGGCGGCGCCGCCCTGGTGCTGACGACCGCCAGCAAGGCCGAGGAGCTGGGGCTGACCCCGCTGGGCCGCATCCTGGCCTACGGCACCGTGGCCGGGCCCGACCCGTCGCTGCACCACCAGCCGGCGGACGCGATCCGCAACGCCGCCGCCAAGGTCGACCTGGACCCGTCGGGCCTGGACCTGTACGAGATGAACGAGGCCTTCGCGTCGGTGGCGATCCACTCCGCCGGCATGCTCGGCATCGACAAGGCCAAGGTCAACGTCAACGGCGGCGCGGTGGCGCTGGGCCACCCGATCGGCTGCACCGGCGCCCGTATCACCATCAGCCTGCTCAACGAGCTGCGCAACCGCGGTGGCGGCACCGGTGCCGCGTCGCTGTGCGGCGGCGGTGGCCAGGGCGACGCCCTGATCATCGAGGCGCTGTAG